In the Gorilla gorilla gorilla isolate KB3781 chromosome 10, NHGRI_mGorGor1-v2.1_pri, whole genome shotgun sequence genome, one interval contains:
- the AMDHD1 gene encoding probable imidazolonepropionase gives MAGGHSLLLENAQQVVLVCARGERFLARDALRSLAVLEGASLVVGKDGFIKAIGPADVIQRQFSGETFEEIIDCSGKCILPGLVDAHTHPVWAGERVHEFAMKLAGATYMEIHQAGGGIHFTVERTRQASEEELFRSLQQRLQCMMRAGTTLVECKSGYGLDLETELKMLRVIERARRELDIGISATYCGAHSVPKGKTATEAADDIINNHLPKLKELGRNGEIHVDNIDVFCEKGVFDLDSTRRILQCGKDIGLQINFHGDELHPMKAAELGAELGAQAISHLEEVSDEGIVAMATARCSAILLPTTAYMLRLKQPRARKMLDEGVIVALGSDFNPNAYCFSMPMVMHLACVNMRMSMPEALAAATINAAYALGKSHTHGSLEVGKQGDLIIINSSRWEHLIYQFGGHHELIEYVIAKGKLIYKT, from the exons ATGGCAGGCGGCCACAGCCTCCTGCTGGAGAACGCGCAGCAAGTGGTGCTGGTGTGCGCCCGCGGCGAGCGCTTCCTGGCGCGGGATGCGCTGCGCAGCCTGGCGGTGCTGGAAGGCGCCAGCCTGGTGGTGGGCAA AGATGGATTTATAAAAGCTATTGGTCCTGCTGATGTTATTCAAAGACAGTTTTCTGGAGAaacttttgaagaaataattgacTGCTCTGGGAAATGTATTCTACCAG GTTTGGtggatgcacacacacatccagtATGGGCTGGTGAAAGAGTTCACGAATTTGCAATGAAG TTGGCAGGAGCCACCTACATGGAAATTCACCAGGCCGGAGGAGGGATCCACTTTACCGTGGAGCGCACGCGCCAAGCCTCAGAGGAGGAGCTGTTCCGCTCCTTGCAGCAACGGCTCCAGTGCATGATGAGGGCTGGCACCACGCTGGTGGAGTGCAAGAGTGGATATGGCCTCGACCTGGAGACCGAGCTCAAGATGCTGCGCGTGATAGAGCGCGCCCGGCGGGAGCTGGACATCGGCATCTCGGCTACCTACTGCGGGGCTCATTCAGTGCCTAA AGGAAAAACTGCTACTGAAGCTGCTGATGACATCATCAATAACCACCTCCCAAAGCTGAAGGAACTTGGCAGAAATGGGGAAATACACGTGGACAATATCGACGTATTTTGTGAGAAAGGTGTCTTTGATCTCGATTCCACCAGAAGGATTCTTCAATGTGGAAAAGAtatagggttacagattaacttCCATGGGGATGAACTCCACCCGATGAAGGCTGCTGAG CTTGGGGCTGAACTGGGAGCGCAGGCAATCAGCCACCTGGAAGAAGTGAGTGATGAAGGCATCGTTGCCATGGCAACGGCCAGGTGCTCTGCCATCCTTCTGCCCACCACAGCCTACATGCTGAG ACTGAAACAACCTCGAGCCAGGAAGATGTTAGATGAAGGAGTAATAGTTGCTCTGGGAAGTGATTTCAACCCCAATGCATATTGCTTTTCAatg ccaATGGTCATGCATCTGGCCTGTGTAAACATGAGAATGTCCATGCCTGAGGCCTTGGCCGCTGCCACCATCAATGCAGCTTATGCACTGGGAAAGTCTCACACACACGGATCGTTGGAAGTTGGCAAACAGGGAGATCTCATTATCATCAATTCATCCCG atgggAGCATTTGATTTACCAGTTCGGAGGCCATCATGAATTAATTGAATATGTTATAGCTAAAGGAAAACTCATCTATAAAACATGA